The following nucleotide sequence is from Cicer arietinum cultivar CDC Frontier isolate Library 1 chromosome 2, Cicar.CDCFrontier_v2.0, whole genome shotgun sequence.
AAAATGGCTATGAATgagttgaagaagaagaaagcaGAACTTATATTGATTCCCTTACCAGGGATTGGCCACTTAACTTCATCACTTGAATTTGCAAAACTCTTAATCAACACTCACAACAATCTTCACATCACAGTCTTATGCATCAAGGTCCCAGACACACCCTTTTCAGATTCATACATCAAATCAGTTTTAGCCTCACAACCAAAAATCCAACTCATTGATCTTCCTCAAGTGgaacaaccaccaaaagagctATTGATATCACCACCAAAATACCTCAAAATTCTCATTCAAACACTCATACCTCATGTCAAAGCTACcattcaaaacattttatcatcCCATTCCAACCCAGTTGTTGGGTTGGTCTTAGATTTCTTCTGTGTTTCATTCATTGATATAGGAAATGAACTTGGTATCCCTTCTTATTTGTTTTTCACATCAAATGTTGGATTTTTGGCGTTCATGCTTTCACTTCAAAAACGCCGAATTGAAGATGTTTTCAATTATTCTGATCCTGAATTGTTGGTTCCTGGTTTCTCAAATCCGGTACCTTCTTCTGTTTTACCCAAGGAAGTTTTTCTCAAAGATGGTTATGAGGCCTATTACAAGCATGCTGAGAGATTCAATGACACCAAAGGGATTATTGTTAATACATTTTCAGAGTTAGAGAAGTATGCTGTTGATGCATTATATGACCATTATGACAGAACCCCTCCTATTTATGCAGTTGGTCCTTTGATTGATCAAAAAAGTCAACCTAACCCAAATTTAGATCAAGCTCAACATGAACTTATATTGAAATGGCTAGATGAGCAGCCATACAGATCTGT
It contains:
- the LOC101499125 gene encoding LOW QUALITY PROTEIN: UDP-glycosyltransferase 71K2-like (The sequence of the model RefSeq protein was modified relative to this genomic sequence to represent the inferred CDS: inserted 2 bases in 1 codon) — encoded protein: MAMNELKKKKAELILIPLPGIGHLTSSLEFAKLLINTHNNLHITVLCIKVPDTPFSDSYIKSVLASQPKIQLIDLPQVEQPPKELLISPPKYLKILIQTLIPHVKATIQNILSSHSNPVVGLVLDFFCVSFIDIGNELGIPSYLFFTSNVGFLAFMLSLQKRRIEDVFNYSDPELLVPGFSNPVPSSVLPKEVFLKDGYEAYYKHAERFNDTKGIIVNTFSELEKYAVDALYDHYDRTPPIYAVGPLIDQKSQPNPNLDQAQHELILKWLDEQPYRSVIFLCFGSWGSFGLSQTREIALGLKLSGVRFLWAMRSPPTSNNEERILPEGFFEWMEGKGMICEWAPQVEVLAHKAIGGFVSHCGWNSILESLWFGVPILTWPIYAEQQLNAFRMVKEWGIVVELRVDYKAGSDVVLAEEIEKGLKHLMEKDNIVHXIQEMKDMARKAVIDGGSSFISVGKLIDNMIGSN